From Streptomyces sp. NBC_00775, one genomic window encodes:
- a CDS encoding DUF6529 family protein — protein sequence MTVDPNAATQGFPSPQPAHRRPGAARYLVPALVAAAVAVGLGVYGKVHDPTGTAFNLAGFSSTGAVKSWLATTAFFFALIQLVSAFMVYGKLPGPSWAPVLHRWSGRIAFLVAVPVAVHCLYALGYQTYEPRVLWHSVLGCFFFGAFSAKMLLLRSERLPGWLLPIVGGLVFAVLTAIWLTSALWFFRTFGVTT from the coding sequence ATGACCGTGGACCCGAACGCCGCCACCCAGGGCTTCCCGTCTCCCCAGCCCGCCCACCGCCGCCCCGGCGCGGCCCGCTATCTCGTCCCGGCCCTGGTCGCCGCGGCGGTCGCGGTCGGGCTCGGCGTGTACGGCAAGGTGCACGACCCGACGGGGACCGCCTTCAACCTCGCCGGCTTCAGCAGCACGGGCGCCGTGAAGTCATGGCTGGCGACGACGGCGTTCTTCTTCGCGCTCATCCAGCTCGTCTCGGCGTTCATGGTGTACGGGAAGCTGCCGGGGCCCAGCTGGGCCCCGGTGCTGCACCGCTGGTCGGGGCGGATCGCGTTCCTGGTGGCGGTACCCGTCGCGGTGCACTGTCTGTACGCGTTGGGCTATCAGACGTACGAACCGCGCGTTTTGTGGCACTCGGTCCTGGGTTGCTTCTTCTTCGGTGCTTTCAGTGCCAAGATGCTGCTGCTCCGCTCGGAGCGACTTCCCGGCTGGCTGCTGCCGATCGTCGGCGGCCTCGTCTTCGCCGTCCTGACGGCCATCTGGCTGACGTCCGCCCTCTGGTTCTTCCGTACGTTCGGAGTGACGACATGA